The following proteins are co-located in the Micromonospora coriariae genome:
- a CDS encoding ATP-binding cassette domain-containing protein encodes MITLRGLTKRFGAATAVDALTVDVAPGRVTGFLGPNGAGKSTTMRMILGLDRPTAGQALIGGRAYRELRRPLHEVGALLDARAVHPARAGRAHLLAMARSNGIPARRVDEVLDTVGLDGRAAAKPGRTLSLGMGQRLGIAGALLGDPPVLMFDEPVNGLDPDGVRWVRQLMRSLADQGRTVFVSSHLMSEMQLTADQLVVIGRGRLLADAPIDDVIAGSAVAVRVRSPHPDGLATLAARLTATGATVEPAGPDEVTVSGTTVDRIGDLAYELGVRLHELSPHGASLEQAFMELTADSVEYAGGPTVSEAR; translated from the coding sequence ATGATCACATTACGTGGGTTGACGAAACGGTTCGGGGCGGCCACCGCTGTCGACGCGCTGACCGTCGACGTCGCACCCGGCCGGGTCACCGGCTTCCTCGGCCCGAACGGCGCGGGCAAGTCCACCACCATGCGGATGATCCTCGGCCTGGACCGCCCCACCGCCGGGCAGGCGTTGATCGGCGGCCGGGCGTACCGGGAACTGCGGCGGCCGCTGCACGAGGTGGGCGCGCTGCTCGACGCCCGGGCCGTCCACCCCGCCCGGGCCGGTCGGGCGCACCTGCTGGCCATGGCCAGGAGCAACGGCATCCCGGCTCGCCGGGTGGACGAGGTGCTCGACACCGTCGGGCTGGACGGGCGCGCCGCCGCCAAGCCGGGCCGGACCCTCTCCCTCGGCATGGGCCAGCGGCTCGGCATCGCCGGCGCGCTGCTCGGCGACCCGCCGGTGCTGATGTTCGACGAGCCGGTCAACGGCCTCGACCCGGACGGGGTGCGCTGGGTGCGGCAGCTGATGCGCTCGCTGGCCGACCAGGGTCGGACCGTCTTCGTCTCCAGCCACCTGATGAGCGAGATGCAGCTCACCGCCGACCAACTCGTGGTGATCGGCCGAGGGCGGCTGCTCGCCGACGCGCCGATCGACGACGTGATCGCCGGCAGCGCCGTCGCCGTCCGGGTCCGCAGTCCGCACCCGGACGGGCTGGCCACCCTCGCCGCCCGCCTCACCGCCACCGGCGCCACCGTCGAGCCGGCCGGGCCCGACGAGGTGACCGTCAGCGGGACCACAGTGGACCGGATCGGTGACCTGGCGTACGAGCTGGGGGTGCGGTTGCACGAGCTGAGCCCGCACGGTGCGTCGCTGGAGCAGGCGTTCATGGAACTGACCGCCGACAGCGTCGAGTACGCCGGCGGCCCGACCGTAAGCGAGGCACGATGA